In the genome of Cydia strobilella chromosome Z, ilCydStro3.1, whole genome shotgun sequence, one region contains:
- the LOC134753848 gene encoding seminal metalloprotease 1-like, with product MKLLIFAGILTVVANGAPIQENINKGEEFGEQFEGDMVLLPWQQRAVSSAIDARNGLRGAATRWPDRTVVYHIEEDDFDEDQVKLIEEGMADIASKSCIKFRPRKKNDEHVVVIQGSQNGCFSNVGFSSQDDEGDASQVLNLSNGCFRHGTVVHEMLHTLGFYHMQSTYDRDEFVKIVWENIRAGTEHNFAKYTNDTVTDFGVPYDFDSVMHYPETAFSKNRNKTIIPLQENVKIGQRDGLSESDILKLNKMYCDETNTLKITQRSK from the exons ATGAAACTGCTCATCTTTGCAGGCATACTAACAGTCGTAGCAAATGGTGCACCTATACAGGAGAATATCAATAAGGGCG AGGAATTCGGCGAGCAGTTCGAAGGTGACATGGTGCTGCTGCCTTGGCAGCAGCGGGCAGTGTCATCGGCTATCGACGCCCGCAACGGATTGAGAGGCGCCGCCACACGGTGGCCGGATCGCACCGTCGTCTACCATATAGAGGAGGATGATTTTG ATGAAGACCAAGTCAAACTGATCGAAGAAGGCATGGCTGACATAGCAAGCAAGTCTTGCATTAAGTTCCGAcccagaaaaaaaaacgatgaacACGTAGTTGTTATACAG GGATCACAGAATGGATGTTTCTCTAACGTAGGCTTTAGCAGCCAGGATGACGAAGGCGATGCCAGCCAAGTTCTAAACCTTTCCAACGGTTGCTTCAGGCACGGAACCGTGGTACATGAGATGCTTCACACGCTAGGCTTTTATCACATGCAGAGTACATACGACAGGGACGAATTTGTCAAAATCGTTTGGGAAAACATCAGGGCAG GTACAGAGCATAATTTTGCAAAATACACGAATGATACGGTAACCGATTTTGGTGTGCCATACGACTTTGATAGTGTAATGCACTATCCCGAGACTGCATTCTCCAAAAATAGAAACAAGACGATTATACCCCTGCag GAGAACGTCAAAATTGGACAACGGGATGGATTGTCTGAAAGTGATAtcctgaagctaaataaaatgtACTGCGACGAAACAAATACGCTAAAAATTACACAGCGTTCCAAGTGA